A single region of the Aeromonas hydrophila subsp. hydrophila ATCC 7966 genome encodes:
- a CDS encoding LysR family transcriptional regulator, translating to MDRLTSMRIFTRVVDLGSYSAVASEEGISAQMVGKHVQGLEQWLGGKLFHKTTRQQTLTELGQLFLARCQRVLEELALTESLTQHLLAEPAGRLRIAAPLSFGHHRLVPLLPAFLDRYPKLEVDLQLTPRWVDLVEEGVDAAIRTLRPQDEALVARPLLTQHYRLCAAPDYLARHGVPRQPADLARHQCLHGNWGEHERWQFVGEDGQSEEVRVASRLRINHWPALLTAALSGAGISLQPADQVQEHIAAGRLLPLLDTYRIPDKTLHFIYPAARRQVLKITLLGDFLAEALADKSPQPA from the coding sequence GTGGACCGATTGACCAGCATGCGCATCTTCACCCGGGTGGTGGATCTCGGCTCCTACAGCGCGGTGGCAAGCGAAGAGGGGATCAGCGCCCAGATGGTGGGCAAGCATGTGCAGGGGCTGGAGCAGTGGCTGGGGGGCAAGCTGTTTCACAAGACCACCCGCCAGCAGACCCTGACCGAGCTGGGCCAGCTCTTTCTGGCCCGCTGCCAGCGGGTGCTGGAGGAGCTGGCGCTGACCGAGTCGCTGACCCAGCACCTGCTGGCCGAGCCCGCCGGACGGCTGCGCATCGCCGCTCCCTTAAGCTTTGGCCACCACCGGCTGGTGCCGCTGCTGCCCGCCTTTCTTGACCGTTACCCCAAGCTGGAGGTGGATCTGCAGCTCACCCCGCGCTGGGTCGATCTGGTGGAGGAGGGGGTTGACGCCGCCATCCGTACCCTGCGCCCGCAGGATGAGGCGCTCGTTGCCCGCCCGCTGTTGACCCAGCACTACCGGCTCTGCGCGGCGCCCGACTACCTCGCTCGCCACGGCGTGCCCCGTCAGCCGGCCGATCTTGCCCGCCACCAGTGTCTGCACGGCAACTGGGGCGAGCACGAGCGCTGGCAGTTTGTTGGCGAGGATGGCCAGAGCGAGGAGGTGCGGGTCGCCTCGCGCCTGCGCATCAACCACTGGCCGGCGCTACTGACGGCGGCGCTTTCGGGGGCCGGCATCAGCTTGCAGCCTGCCGATCAGGTGCAAGAGCATATTGCAGCGGGGCGGCTGCTGCCGCTGCTCGATACCTACCGCATTCCGGACAAGACCCTCCATTTCATCTACCCGGCGGCGCGCCGGCAGGTGCTCAAGATCACCCTGCTGGGGGATTTTCTGGCCGAGGCGCTGGCCGACAAATCACCGCAGCCGGCATGA
- a CDS encoding alpha/beta hydrolase — MTQQQSVRFAHHHWDVAATLRLPEGFGAGQHYAAIVCAHPISSCKEQTAGAVYAEALTRAGFITLAFDASTQGESGGEPRFSEDPATRVEDFRCAVDYLVTLPFVDADSIGVLGVCGGGGYAVNAAMTERRFKAVATVVAANYGRILRQGDLTPDAALKTLEAIATQRTAEARGADTMVTGYIPGSEAEREQAGLHDIDIVEAVQYYTTARGQQPGSPNKLRMSSLGPAMNWDAFAFAELLLTQPLHIVIGGGTPGAFGSYRDGFELFGRARSPQKRLQIVEGASHYDLYDQPDATGQALAQIVPFFRQHLAQA, encoded by the coding sequence ATGACACAGCAACAATCGGTCCGCTTTGCCCACCACCACTGGGACGTTGCCGCCACCCTGCGCCTGCCTGAGGGATTTGGTGCCGGCCAACACTATGCGGCCATCGTCTGCGCCCACCCCATCAGCAGTTGTAAGGAGCAGACTGCCGGCGCCGTCTACGCCGAGGCCCTGACCCGGGCCGGCTTCATCACCCTGGCCTTCGATGCTTCCACCCAGGGAGAGAGCGGCGGCGAGCCGCGTTTTAGCGAAGACCCCGCTACCCGGGTCGAAGATTTTCGCTGCGCCGTCGACTACCTGGTGACCCTGCCCTTCGTGGATGCCGACAGCATCGGCGTACTCGGGGTGTGCGGCGGCGGTGGCTACGCGGTCAACGCCGCCATGACCGAGCGCCGCTTCAAGGCGGTGGCCACCGTGGTGGCGGCCAACTACGGCCGCATCCTGCGCCAGGGGGATCTCACCCCGGATGCGGCCCTCAAGACTCTGGAGGCCATCGCCACCCAGCGCACCGCCGAGGCGCGCGGCGCCGACACCATGGTGACGGGCTATATCCCGGGCTCGGAGGCAGAACGCGAGCAGGCGGGGCTGCACGATATCGACATCGTCGAAGCGGTGCAGTACTACACCACGGCGCGCGGCCAACAACCCGGCTCCCCCAACAAGCTGCGCATGAGCAGCCTGGGGCCGGCCATGAACTGGGATGCGTTTGCCTTTGCCGAACTGCTGCTGACCCAGCCACTGCATATCGTCATCGGTGGTGGAACGCCCGGGGCCTTCGGCTCCTACCGGGACGGGTTCGAGCTCTTTGGCCGTGCCCGCTCGCCGCAAAAACGCTTGCAGATTGTCGAGGGGGCCAGCCATTACGATCTCTACGACCAGCCCGACGCCACCGGCCAGGCACTGGCACAGATAGTCCCCTTCTTCAGGCAACACCTGGCGCAGGCATAA